A region of Kribbella sp. NBC_01245 DNA encodes the following proteins:
- a CDS encoding oxygenase MpaB family protein codes for MAPGVLDPVRDGLARMIMTKVAGPDPHAARLFVHESPGERWFAPDRPIRRVHGDASMFVGGLRALLLQSLHPLAMAAVSAHSGYRGDPWGRLQRTSYFLAITTYGAAADAEAAVERVRAVHERVRGTSPDGVKYVASDPHLLKWVHVAEVDSFLAAHQRYGVNPLDALGRDGYVADMARVARALGVVDPPETEAELREALASYRPELRGTAAARETARFMLVHPPVPLFARPAYGVLTAAAVGLLPWWTRWPLHLPYLPLAEATLVRASGTALTSTIRWALTSPTL; via the coding sequence ATGGCCCCTGGTGTGCTCGATCCCGTCCGCGACGGGCTGGCCCGGATGATCATGACCAAGGTCGCCGGCCCGGATCCGCACGCGGCGCGGTTGTTCGTGCACGAGAGTCCGGGCGAGCGGTGGTTCGCGCCGGACCGCCCGATTCGCCGTGTGCATGGGGATGCGTCGATGTTCGTCGGCGGATTGCGCGCGCTGTTGCTGCAATCGTTGCACCCGCTCGCGATGGCGGCCGTGTCGGCTCACTCGGGCTATCGCGGCGATCCGTGGGGCCGCTTACAACGGACTAGCTACTTTCTCGCGATCACGACGTACGGCGCGGCCGCTGATGCCGAGGCGGCGGTTGAACGCGTGCGGGCCGTCCACGAGCGCGTGCGCGGCACGAGTCCGGATGGCGTTAAGTACGTCGCGTCCGACCCGCATCTGCTCAAGTGGGTGCACGTCGCGGAGGTGGACAGCTTCCTCGCGGCACACCAGCGGTACGGCGTGAACCCGCTCGACGCTCTCGGGCGCGACGGCTATGTGGCCGATATGGCTCGGGTGGCTCGCGCGTTGGGCGTGGTGGATCCGCCTGAGACCGAGGCGGAACTACGCGAGGCGCTGGCGTCGTACCGGCCGGAGTTGCGCGGTACGGCTGCGGCACGGGAGACGGCTCGCTTCATGTTGGTGCATCCACCGGTGCCACTGTTCGCCCGTCCGGCGTACGGCGTCCTCACCGCGGCAGCCGTTGGCCTGCTGCCGTGGTGGACCCGCTGGCCGCTACACCTGCCGTACTTGCCGTTGGCCGAGGCCACGTTGGTCCGGGCCTCTGGCACTGCTCTGACCAGCACGATCCGCTGGGCCCTCACCTCACCGACGCTCTGA
- a CDS encoding PHP domain-containing protein — protein sequence MVDARAVPEWADSEVPDETLDPQGVSRRNLIRGAGLLGAGFAVGMPGTASATAAGGTSYGSGNDPALVYLVGDHHVHSRYSHDAKYDFGQLALRGSQFGLDWMAFTEHANFGHADKGAEAERQEILKARAENPRMLIFQGLEWYIPAAEHGTVLVAPGPNEAELLRRFEREWDGKLTGRADSTPANEEHAVKALRWLADQKRAGFVDDVLVFANHPMRLGIDAPHELRGWRDAVAGVCVGMEGAPGSQGDAEPAWVAFRGATNAQRGEYVNAPRADSFAGYPADAYRTYGGFDWATATVGGLWDAMLAEGKLFSITSNSDNHRTIWDTWRDGVFPPGENFDSLGWKPSPTDSGTPQPGSDFWPGQFSRTHVGVERYGYLDVMAGLRSGRVWVDHGQLVDGIDVRLVPAGSRESHRGTTLGGRLSVHRGERLELRITVTSATRPNFHGLLPRLAHLDVIRGVVTGKPADPDGWKAPDTRVFDQVDVSKRTGTYTVRIPLGRAERSHYVRVRGSDGRRNGPGYLGRAIDPSGPIQHPTNDGDPWLDTWLYTNPIFVDVHR from the coding sequence ATGGTTGATGCGCGCGCGGTGCCGGAGTGGGCCGACAGTGAGGTGCCCGATGAGACCTTGGATCCGCAGGGGGTGTCGCGGCGGAATCTGATCCGCGGTGCGGGCTTGCTGGGGGCGGGTTTCGCGGTCGGGATGCCGGGCACGGCCTCGGCCACGGCGGCGGGCGGTACGTCGTACGGGTCGGGTAATGATCCAGCGCTGGTCTACCTGGTGGGCGATCATCACGTGCACAGCCGGTACAGCCATGACGCGAAGTACGACTTCGGGCAGCTGGCGTTGCGGGGGTCGCAGTTCGGGCTGGACTGGATGGCGTTCACCGAGCACGCGAACTTCGGTCATGCCGACAAGGGCGCGGAGGCCGAGCGGCAGGAGATCCTCAAGGCGCGGGCGGAGAACCCGCGGATGCTGATCTTCCAGGGGCTCGAGTGGTACATCCCGGCGGCCGAACACGGCACCGTGCTGGTCGCGCCCGGTCCGAACGAGGCCGAGCTGCTGCGCCGGTTCGAGCGCGAGTGGGACGGCAAACTGACCGGCCGGGCCGACAGTACGCCGGCCAACGAGGAGCACGCGGTCAAGGCATTGCGCTGGCTGGCCGACCAGAAGCGGGCCGGGTTCGTCGACGACGTGCTGGTGTTCGCGAACCACCCGATGCGACTCGGGATCGACGCGCCGCACGAGCTCCGCGGCTGGCGTGATGCCGTCGCCGGGGTCTGCGTGGGGATGGAAGGCGCGCCTGGTTCGCAAGGGGATGCCGAGCCGGCGTGGGTGGCGTTCCGCGGCGCGACCAACGCGCAGCGCGGGGAGTACGTCAACGCGCCGAGGGCCGACAGCTTCGCGGGTTATCCGGCCGACGCCTATCGAACGTACGGCGGGTTCGACTGGGCCACGGCGACGGTCGGCGGTCTGTGGGACGCGATGCTCGCCGAGGGCAAACTATTCTCGATCACCTCGAACTCCGACAATCATCGGACCATTTGGGACACCTGGCGCGACGGCGTCTTCCCGCCCGGGGAGAACTTCGACTCGCTCGGCTGGAAGCCCTCACCCACCGACAGCGGTACGCCGCAGCCGGGGTCCGACTTCTGGCCCGGGCAGTTCAGCCGGACCCACGTGGGCGTCGAGCGGTATGGCTATCTGGACGTGATGGCCGGTCTGCGGTCCGGCCGGGTCTGGGTCGACCACGGCCAACTGGTCGACGGTATCGACGTACGCCTGGTGCCGGCCGGTTCTAGGGAAAGCCACCGCGGTACGACGCTGGGCGGCAGGCTGTCGGTCCACCGCGGCGAGCGCCTCGAGCTGCGCATCACCGTGACCAGCGCGACCCGGCCGAACTTCCACGGGCTGCTGCCGCGACTCGCTCACCTCGACGTCATCCGTGGGGTCGTGACGGGCAAACCCGCGGATCCCGACGGCTGGAAAGCACCGGATACAAGGGTTTTCGACCAGGTGGACGTGAGCAAGCGAACCGGGACTTACACCGTGCGGATCCCGTTGGGGCGGGCCGAGCGCTCGCACTACGTCCGGGTCCGCGGGAGCGACGGCCGCCGTAACGGGCCGGGTTACCTGGGGCGCGCGATCGACCCGAGCGGGCCGATCCAGCACCCCACGAACGACGGCGATCCGTGGCTCGACACCTGGCTCTACACCAACCCGATCTTCGTGGACGTCCACCGCTGA
- a CDS encoding ParA family protein: MIIVTAALKGGVGKTTTSVYLAALASSNRRTATIVDADPQGSAADWIADSDDDHLARIEIAEAPTERLLTKALDKVPPEGIGVVDMPPSHERLLIKAIERARIVLIPTRIGGVETPRVRAVLDMVPDGTPVGVVICSARTFTRSYQDAMAAYAEEGIPVWGTIPERVAITAGPNGPLAEDGLESYRKVWRKILAAARS, encoded by the coding sequence ATGATCATCGTGACAGCTGCACTGAAGGGCGGGGTCGGGAAGACAACCACGTCGGTGTACCTCGCCGCGCTGGCATCCTCGAACCGCCGTACGGCCACCATTGTCGACGCCGATCCGCAAGGTAGCGCCGCGGACTGGATCGCAGATTCCGACGATGACCACCTGGCCCGGATCGAGATCGCCGAGGCCCCGACCGAGCGCCTGCTGACCAAGGCGCTCGACAAGGTTCCACCGGAGGGCATCGGCGTCGTCGATATGCCGCCGTCGCACGAGCGGCTGCTGATCAAGGCGATCGAGCGGGCGCGGATCGTGCTCATCCCGACCCGCATCGGCGGCGTCGAGACACCCCGAGTCAGGGCAGTGCTCGACATGGTTCCGGACGGCACCCCGGTCGGCGTGGTGATCTGCTCGGCCCGTACCTTCACGAGGTCGTACCAGGACGCGATGGCGGCGTACGCCGAGGAGGGCATCCCGGTCTGGGGCACCATCCCCGAGCGCGTCGCGATCACCGCCGGACCGAACGGCCCCCTCGCCGAAGACGGCCTGGAGTCGTACCGCAAGGTCTGGCGCAAGATCCTCGCCGCCGCCCGCAGCTGA
- a CDS encoding alpha-galactosidase, whose protein sequence is MPEVVQLRSAGVAAIFDVPPSGSPRLLHWGADPGELDESGLAAIAATADPPVLNSSLDRPRRFALLPTEAEGWSGSPGLAGHLAGTNTTPRFSLTSYDLDTAALVVRLADATTGLELTLSYRLDRYGVLTANAEVHRASGDGLYDLAELRLLLPLPERASEILDLTGKWCRERSPQRTPVRDGAHRRAVRRGRTGHDAALLTVVGTPGFGFRSGEVWAAHVAWSGDQEYVVERLPEGAGANSSILGGGELLRAGEIRLAAGDTYRSPDLVFVWSADGLDGLSERLHSHVRAFAAHPSSPRPLVLNTWEAVYFDHDLDRLTALAERAAQIGVERFVLDDGWFAGRRGDHAGLGDWWVDPDVWPKGLGPLVDRVHALGMQFGLWVEPEMVNLDSDLVREHPSWLLAPEAGTPVPWRNQYVLDLANPEASAYLLERLDALVTEYRIDFLKWDHNRDLHEAVSNGGPGVHRQTKALYALLDELIARHPALEIESCASGGARVDLGILQRTHRVWASDCNDPVERQSIQRWTGLLLPPELVGGHVGPATAHTTHRTTDLSFRLATALFGHAGLEWDLTSCTAEELETLKAWTSLYRELRPLLHGGTTVRADVLDSETLLSGVVAPDRTEAVYTWARLGTSGAAQSGRITFPGLDPAQVYQVRVRTELGLPKLHEIAEPTWYTDGITIPGAILTTLGLPMPTLAPAQAAVLHLTKASERR, encoded by the coding sequence ATGCCGGAAGTCGTCCAGTTGCGGTCCGCGGGTGTGGCCGCGATCTTCGACGTCCCACCATCCGGCTCACCCCGGCTGCTGCACTGGGGTGCCGACCCCGGCGAGCTGGACGAGTCCGGTCTGGCCGCCATCGCCGCGACCGCCGATCCGCCCGTGCTCAACAGCTCGCTGGATCGCCCCCGCCGCTTCGCCCTGCTCCCCACTGAGGCCGAAGGCTGGTCCGGCAGTCCCGGTCTCGCCGGCCACCTGGCGGGTACCAACACCACGCCCCGCTTCTCCCTCACGTCGTACGACCTGGACACGGCAGCCTTGGTCGTACGCCTGGCCGACGCCACCACTGGGCTCGAGCTGACGCTGAGCTATCGCCTCGACCGGTACGGCGTCCTGACGGCCAACGCGGAGGTCCATCGCGCAAGCGGCGACGGCCTGTACGACCTGGCCGAGCTTCGCCTATTGCTGCCTCTGCCAGAACGAGCGAGCGAGATCCTCGACCTCACTGGCAAGTGGTGCCGCGAGCGATCGCCTCAGCGCACGCCGGTCCGCGACGGCGCCCACCGCCGGGCCGTACGCCGCGGCCGGACCGGGCACGACGCGGCACTCCTGACCGTGGTCGGCACACCCGGCTTCGGTTTCCGCAGTGGTGAGGTCTGGGCCGCGCATGTGGCGTGGAGCGGCGACCAGGAGTACGTCGTCGAGCGTCTACCCGAAGGCGCCGGCGCCAACAGCTCGATCCTCGGTGGTGGCGAGCTGCTGCGCGCGGGCGAGATCCGCCTCGCGGCAGGCGACACCTATCGCAGTCCGGATCTGGTCTTCGTCTGGTCTGCCGACGGTCTCGACGGTCTGAGCGAACGCCTCCACTCGCACGTGCGGGCCTTCGCCGCGCACCCGTCGAGCCCGCGTCCGCTCGTGCTGAACACCTGGGAGGCGGTCTACTTCGACCATGACCTCGACCGGTTGACCGCGCTCGCGGAACGGGCCGCGCAGATCGGCGTCGAGCGGTTCGTCCTGGACGACGGCTGGTTCGCCGGGCGGCGTGGCGATCACGCCGGCCTCGGTGACTGGTGGGTCGACCCGGACGTCTGGCCGAAGGGACTCGGGCCGCTGGTTGATCGCGTCCACGCCCTCGGCATGCAGTTCGGCCTCTGGGTCGAGCCGGAGATGGTCAACCTCGACTCCGACCTCGTCCGCGAACACCCGTCCTGGCTGCTCGCGCCCGAGGCCGGGACGCCGGTGCCTTGGCGGAACCAGTACGTGCTCGACTTGGCCAACCCGGAGGCGTCGGCGTACCTGCTCGAGCGCCTTGACGCGTTGGTCACCGAGTACCGCATTGACTTCCTCAAGTGGGACCACAATCGCGATCTGCACGAGGCCGTCTCCAACGGTGGGCCCGGCGTACATCGGCAGACCAAGGCCCTCTACGCCTTGCTGGACGAACTGATCGCTCGTCATCCCGCGTTGGAGATCGAGTCCTGCGCGAGCGGTGGTGCCCGGGTCGACCTCGGGATCCTCCAGCGGACGCATCGGGTCTGGGCCTCGGACTGCAACGACCCGGTCGAGCGCCAATCGATCCAGCGCTGGACGGGTCTGCTGCTACCGCCTGAGTTGGTAGGCGGTCACGTAGGACCTGCGACGGCTCACACGACTCATCGCACTACCGACCTGTCGTTCCGGTTGGCGACAGCACTGTTCGGTCATGCCGGCCTTGAATGGGACCTAACCTCTTGCACGGCAGAGGAACTAGAAACACTCAAAGCCTGGACCAGCCTCTACCGGGAACTACGCCCGCTCCTACACGGCGGTACGACGGTCCGGGCCGACGTACTCGATTCAGAGACTCTCCTGTCGGGTGTAGTCGCGCCAGACCGTACCGAGGCCGTCTACACGTGGGCCCGACTAGGTACGAGTGGTGCCGCCCAGTCCGGCCGAATCACCTTCCCCGGCCTAGACCCGGCACAGGTCTACCAGGTCCGCGTACGCACGGAACTGGGCCTGCCAAAGCTCCACGAGATCGCCGAGCCCACCTGGTACACGGACGGCATCACCATCCCCGGCGCCATCCTCACCACCCTCGGCCTTCCCATGCCAACCCTCGCCCCCGCCCAAGCCGCCGTACTCCACCTGACGAAAGCGTCAGAGCGTCGGTGA
- a CDS encoding ROK family transcriptional regulator: MRTAPRLPLATPAAVEVLTRILTQGPIARVEIARRTGLSQAAVTKAVAPLVEAGYVVDSPGSREDTVIGRPVSPLAVVAESVAAIGIKVTPSELIGVVTDLQANIQTVLHKPLAEKSPESVLDQLAILVDELLGGGEQGTHNPLVAGSSTLAGVGVAVSGDVDAVAGVVRHSAFMGWRDLPLAALLTERIGLPVVVSNDVRALTVAEHWFGVGVNANSFAIVTIGSGVGCGLYLNGDVVAGAHGVAGEIGHLPLAPDNLVCTCGRHGCVETVASSDAILARVREDTGRADLDLAGAVDLAHAGDELARAAFDRAGQVIGSALAAMVNLVGPELVVIAGEGVADYDLYDHRIRSAFAEHAFGAAADCELTIRSHTFDDWARGAAAAVIRSFVRTEPPF, from the coding sequence ATGAGAACCGCGCCGCGCCTGCCCTTGGCGACGCCGGCCGCGGTCGAGGTGCTCACCCGGATCCTGACCCAGGGACCGATCGCGCGGGTGGAGATCGCCCGCCGGACCGGACTGTCGCAGGCCGCCGTGACGAAGGCCGTCGCGCCGCTGGTCGAGGCGGGGTACGTCGTGGACTCGCCGGGCAGTCGCGAGGACACGGTCATCGGCCGGCCGGTCAGCCCGCTGGCGGTGGTGGCGGAAAGTGTCGCGGCGATCGGGATCAAGGTCACCCCGAGCGAGCTCATCGGTGTCGTGACCGACCTCCAGGCCAACATCCAGACGGTCCTCCACAAACCCCTTGCCGAGAAGTCCCCTGAGTCAGTTCTCGACCAACTCGCCATCCTTGTCGACGAACTACTTGGCGGGGGCGAGCAGGGGACTCATAATCCCTTGGTCGCAGGCTCGAGCACCTTGGCTGGAGTCGGGGTCGCGGTTTCGGGGGATGTGGACGCGGTTGCCGGGGTGGTTCGGCATTCGGCGTTCATGGGTTGGCGGGATCTGCCGTTGGCGGCGTTGCTGACCGAGCGGATCGGGCTGCCGGTGGTGGTGTCGAACGACGTACGCGCGTTGACCGTGGCCGAGCACTGGTTCGGCGTCGGGGTGAACGCGAACTCGTTCGCCATCGTCACGATCGGCTCGGGCGTTGGCTGCGGGCTCTACCTGAACGGCGATGTCGTCGCGGGCGCGCATGGTGTCGCCGGCGAGATCGGCCATCTGCCATTGGCGCCCGACAACCTGGTATGCACCTGCGGCCGTCATGGGTGTGTCGAGACCGTCGCCTCTTCGGACGCGATTCTGGCCCGCGTCCGGGAGGACACCGGGCGGGCCGACCTCGATCTGGCCGGGGCGGTCGACCTGGCGCATGCGGGCGACGAGTTGGCCCGGGCCGCGTTCGACCGGGCCGGGCAGGTGATCGGTTCGGCCCTCGCCGCGATGGTCAACCTGGTTGGGCCCGAATTGGTCGTGATCGCGGGCGAGGGCGTGGCGGACTACGACCTGTACGACCACCGGATCCGCTCGGCCTTTGCCGAACACGCCTTCGGAGCGGCCGCCGACTGCGAGCTGACGATCCGCTCGCACACCTTCGACGACTGGGCCCGCGGCGCCGCAGCCGCCGTCATCCGCTCCTTCGTCCGCACCGAACCCCCGTTCTAA
- a CDS encoding COG1361 S-layer family protein — protein sequence MRYRKLSLLCVTSMAAAMLVTVPAGSVSASSGQAVTQSDQVKPGISKPVRTFPKAKAKSTAVGLTTDSSLSQPFRTGSADQALQASEAPVNDDLTAPLVNFAGMQGGGPPDPVGDVGPNHYVQMINSTFQIWNKDGTSPAGGGPFAINSLWTSNSVNDNGCDTQNAGDPIVLYDQTVDRWMLAQFTSPRTAPFDMCIAYSQTPDPTGAFFTYSFRLSASHDYEKFGIWPDGLYMSTFEGGTNGAYVFDRAAMVSGSPATFQYFGSGAGALGPGVGSGGRVRMFPSDWDGVNAPLPGEPNHFLLSRDTDNGQGGTQDSIEIWDFHVDWNNSANSTFALADTLNTQPFDINVGCTDVDGDGAARDCIPQPGTTQQIDALPGRLMHRVQYRNFGTHEAMVAVQSSVDADGNDRVGTRWYELRNTGAGWGIHQQGTYAPSATNSTPDRWMGSAAMDKNGNIALGYSIVDATNNVFPSIAYTGRSVNAPLGAMSEPEQFIVNGTSSQNFDRWGDYSSMNVDPVDDCTFWYTTQHSGNLQTRIASFRFTACDQTDLRITKTDSPDPVYAGQQLTYNINVTNDGPNTAHDVTVTDVLPAGVTFLSSAPACTNAAGTLTCELGEILAGQTVPLTIQVQIPANFAGSTISNTATVSAADQFDPVPGNNTATAVTTVKTAADLAVSKICKPDVPAQAGTDGFCDIHVDNLGPSNAQDVVLKDVLTSATPFSVVSVTTTQGTCAPTSSGPVTSFTVTCNLGTLAAGARATIRVTVTAADVAQVNDVATVTSSTTDPNTANNQATGRVDFYGSADLSLVKTGPATVVAGTNLTYTITVHNSGPSVAHDVLVQDQLPGGVSFVSVTPSQGTCTYGQPTARDMRCGLGNLAAGASATITVVGKVAPQVAPGTLLVNDAIVSSSTADPDNDDVRGSVPTTVTASADLSVTKTDSPDPVVAGKPLTYTITASNSGPSTAQEVIVTDTLPAGTSFVSGVDGNGNTVCTLVQNDQVVCALGALDPGQSKVVFLTVLVGPSVPNGTVLTNSVTVSSATPDPNGANNTATTGTTVRTSAELWLDKQASQRSGNPAPTVIYTLVVHNDQGCETDAQSTPTPTCGTGGPSDAQNVTVVDTLPLDPKKLVVQYVSPQCTYVKATHKVTCTAATVPAGATVTFVIEAQAAGSVRTITNTASLTSTTPDPVAGNNTNAASIVVKGGTGR from the coding sequence ATGCGGTATCGAAAGCTGTCCTTGTTGTGCGTGACGAGCATGGCGGCAGCCATGCTCGTCACCGTTCCGGCGGGCTCGGTGAGCGCAAGCTCGGGGCAAGCCGTCACCCAGTCCGACCAGGTCAAACCTGGTATCTCCAAACCTGTCCGTACCTTCCCGAAGGCGAAGGCGAAGAGCACGGCGGTCGGCCTGACCACCGACTCGTCACTCAGCCAGCCATTCCGCACCGGATCGGCCGACCAGGCGCTGCAGGCATCCGAGGCTCCGGTCAACGATGACCTGACCGCGCCGCTGGTGAACTTCGCCGGTATGCAGGGTGGCGGCCCGCCCGACCCGGTCGGCGACGTCGGACCGAACCACTACGTCCAGATGATCAACTCGACGTTCCAGATCTGGAACAAGGACGGCACATCGCCGGCCGGCGGCGGCCCGTTCGCGATCAACTCGTTGTGGACGAGCAACAGCGTCAACGACAACGGCTGTGACACCCAGAACGCCGGCGACCCGATCGTGCTCTACGACCAGACCGTCGATCGCTGGATGCTGGCGCAGTTCACCTCGCCACGCACCGCGCCGTTCGACATGTGCATCGCGTATTCGCAAACGCCGGATCCGACCGGGGCCTTCTTCACGTACTCGTTCCGGCTGAGCGCCAGCCACGACTACGAGAAGTTCGGCATCTGGCCTGACGGTCTCTACATGTCCACGTTCGAAGGCGGCACCAACGGCGCCTACGTGTTCGACCGGGCCGCGATGGTCAGCGGCAGCCCCGCCACCTTCCAGTACTTCGGCAGCGGCGCGGGCGCACTCGGTCCGGGCGTCGGTTCGGGCGGCCGGGTCCGGATGTTCCCGAGCGACTGGGACGGCGTGAACGCGCCATTGCCCGGTGAGCCGAACCACTTCCTGCTTTCCCGTGACACCGACAACGGTCAGGGCGGCACGCAGGACAGCATCGAGATCTGGGACTTCCACGTCGACTGGAACAACTCGGCCAACAGCACCTTCGCACTGGCCGACACCCTGAACACCCAGCCGTTCGACATCAACGTCGGTTGTACCGATGTCGATGGCGACGGCGCTGCCCGCGACTGCATCCCACAGCCCGGCACCACCCAGCAGATCGACGCGCTGCCAGGTCGTCTGATGCACCGGGTCCAGTACCGCAACTTCGGCACGCATGAGGCCATGGTGGCGGTTCAGTCCTCGGTGGATGCCGACGGCAACGACCGGGTAGGCACCCGCTGGTACGAACTGCGCAACACCGGGGCCGGCTGGGGCATTCACCAGCAAGGCACCTACGCGCCATCGGCGACCAACAGCACACCCGATCGCTGGATGGGCTCGGCCGCGATGGACAAGAACGGCAACATCGCCCTCGGCTACAGCATCGTCGACGCGACGAACAACGTCTTCCCGTCGATCGCCTACACGGGTCGCTCGGTCAACGCACCGCTCGGCGCGATGTCGGAGCCGGAGCAGTTCATTGTCAACGGCACCAGTTCGCAGAACTTCGACCGCTGGGGCGACTACAGCTCGATGAACGTCGACCCGGTGGACGACTGCACCTTCTGGTACACCACCCAGCACAGCGGCAACCTGCAGACCCGGATCGCCTCGTTCCGGTTCACCGCTTGCGACCAGACGGATCTGCGGATCACCAAGACCGATTCGCCTGACCCGGTGTACGCCGGGCAGCAGCTCACGTACAACATCAATGTCACCAACGACGGACCGAACACCGCACACGACGTCACGGTCACTGACGTCCTGCCCGCCGGTGTGACCTTCCTGTCCAGCGCTCCGGCCTGCACGAACGCGGCCGGCACGCTCACGTGTGAACTCGGCGAGATCCTGGCGGGTCAGACCGTGCCGCTCACCATCCAGGTGCAGATCCCGGCCAACTTCGCCGGCAGCACGATCTCCAATACGGCCACTGTCAGCGCGGCGGACCAGTTCGATCCGGTCCCCGGCAACAACACGGCCACGGCGGTCACCACGGTCAAGACCGCGGCAGATCTCGCGGTCAGCAAGATCTGTAAACCCGACGTACCCGCACAAGCCGGCACGGACGGCTTCTGCGATATCCACGTCGACAACCTCGGGCCGTCGAACGCCCAGGACGTCGTACTGAAGGACGTGCTGACCTCGGCGACGCCGTTCTCGGTCGTCTCGGTCACCACCACTCAGGGCACCTGCGCGCCCACCAGCTCAGGCCCGGTCACGAGCTTCACTGTCACCTGCAACCTGGGCACGCTCGCGGCGGGCGCTCGAGCCACTATCCGGGTAACCGTCACAGCGGCTGATGTCGCACAGGTCAACGACGTGGCGACGGTGACGAGCTCGACCACCGATCCGAACACGGCGAACAACCAGGCCACCGGCAGGGTCGACTTCTACGGCTCGGCGGATCTCAGCCTGGTCAAGACTGGTCCGGCCACCGTGGTCGCCGGTACCAACCTGACCTACACCATCACCGTGCACAACAGCGGACCGTCCGTCGCGCACGACGTGCTGGTGCAGGATCAGCTGCCGGGCGGCGTCAGCTTCGTCTCGGTCACGCCTTCGCAGGGCACCTGCACCTACGGCCAGCCGACCGCGCGTGACATGCGTTGCGGCCTCGGCAACCTCGCCGCCGGTGCCAGTGCGACCATCACGGTCGTCGGCAAGGTCGCTCCGCAGGTGGCTCCGGGCACGCTGCTCGTCAATGACGCGATCGTGTCCAGCTCCACCGCCGACCCCGATAACGATGACGTCCGCGGCAGCGTGCCGACGACCGTCACCGCATCGGCCGACCTGTCGGTCACCAAGACCGACTCGCCGGACCCGGTGGTCGCGGGCAAGCCGCTGACGTACACCATCACCGCCTCGAACAGCGGGCCGTCGACGGCGCAGGAGGTCATCGTGACCGACACCCTGCCCGCCGGCACCAGCTTCGTCAGCGGTGTGGACGGCAACGGCAACACCGTCTGCACGCTGGTGCAGAACGACCAGGTCGTCTGTGCGTTGGGGGCGCTCGATCCTGGTCAGTCCAAGGTCGTCTTCCTGACCGTTCTGGTCGGACCCTCGGTGCCCAACGGCACAGTGCTGACCAACTCGGTCACGGTCTCGTCGGCCACACCCGACCCGAACGGCGCCAACAACACGGCGACCACGGGCACCACGGTGCGGACCTCCGCCGAGCTCTGGCTCGACAAGCAGGCCTCGCAACGGAGCGGCAACCCGGCTCCGACCGTGATCTACACCTTGGTCGTACACAACGACCAGGGTTGCGAGACCGACGCGCAGTCGACACCGACACCGACCTGCGGTACCGGCGGCCCCTCCGATGCGCAGAACGTCACCGTGGTGGACACCCTGCCGCTTGATCCGAAGAAGCTGGTGGTCCAGTACGTGTCGCCGCAATGTACCTACGTGAAGGCGACCCACAAGGTGACGTGTACGGCGGCGACCGTGCCCGCCGGTGCGACGGTGACCTTCGTGATCGAGGCCCAGGCCGCCGGCAGCGTCCGGACGATCACCAACACCGCCTCACTCACGAGTACGACGCCGGATCCGGTGGCGGGCAACAACACCAACGCCGCCTCCATCGTGGTGAAGGGCGGCACCGGCAGATAG